A genome region from Alistipes dispar includes the following:
- a CDS encoding sigma-54-dependent transcriptional regulator, with translation MAKVLILDQSKSVRNILRERLEYEGFSTEATENEKEASDMCAKIPFDVILSDTACKVPDAGIPFIALSTETSIDSAVRAVRNGAQDFLTKPIDMNHLLQSIQRTIENPPAVAAPAAPTAAPGVRRSRRARPAQAEPIIGDSPEIDRVRRLIDRVAPSEARVLITGENGTGKELVARRLHAGSARAAGPFVEVNCAAIPSELIESELFGHERGAFTSAIKQRKGKFEQADGGTLFMDEIGDMSPAAQAKVLRALQERRISRVGSDKDIEVDVRVVAATNKDLREEIRRGNFREDLYHRIGVIVVRVPALREHAADIPLLTDHFIRLISAEYGLAPKPIDPEAVAALQAMPWSGNVRELRNVVERLLILSDGRITAADVKAYCN, from the coding sequence ATGGCAAAAGTTTTAATTCTGGACCAATCAAAAAGCGTGCGAAACATTCTGCGCGAGCGGCTCGAATACGAAGGTTTCTCGACCGAGGCCACCGAAAACGAAAAGGAGGCGTCGGACATGTGCGCGAAGATCCCCTTCGACGTGATCCTCTCCGACACGGCATGCAAAGTTCCGGATGCCGGCATACCCTTCATCGCCCTTTCGACCGAGACGTCGATCGACTCGGCCGTGCGGGCCGTCCGCAACGGAGCGCAGGATTTCCTCACCAAGCCCATCGACATGAACCACCTGCTGCAATCCATTCAGCGGACGATCGAGAACCCGCCCGCTGTCGCGGCGCCCGCCGCCCCGACGGCAGCGCCGGGCGTGCGCCGCAGCCGCCGCGCACGTCCCGCGCAGGCCGAGCCGATCATCGGCGACTCGCCCGAGATCGACCGCGTCCGCCGGCTGATCGACCGCGTCGCCCCGTCGGAGGCGCGCGTACTGATCACGGGCGAAAACGGCACGGGCAAGGAGCTGGTGGCGCGCCGCCTCCACGCCGGAAGCGCCCGCGCCGCGGGACCGTTCGTCGAGGTGAACTGCGCGGCCATCCCTTCGGAACTGATCGAAAGCGAGCTGTTCGGTCACGAGCGCGGCGCCTTCACATCGGCCATCAAACAGCGTAAGGGCAAATTCGAACAGGCCGACGGCGGCACGCTCTTCATGGACGAAATCGGCGACATGTCGCCTGCGGCGCAGGCCAAGGTGCTGCGCGCCCTGCAGGAGCGGCGCATCAGCCGCGTGGGCAGCGACAAGGACATCGAGGTGGACGTGCGCGTGGTGGCCGCGACGAACAAGGACCTCCGCGAGGAGATCCGCCGGGGCAACTTCCGCGAGGACCTCTACCACCGCATCGGCGTCATCGTCGTACGGGTCCCCGCGCTGCGCGAACACGCCGCGGACATTCCGCTGCTCACGGACCACTTCATCCGCCTCATATCGGCCGAATACGGACTGGCGCCCAAACCCATCGACCCCGAGGCGGTCGCCGCCCTGCAGGCGATGCCGTGGAGCGGCAACGTCCGCGAACTTCGCAACGTCGTCGAGCGGCTGCTCATCCTCTCCGACGGGCGCATCACCGCCGCCGACGTGAAGGCCTACTGCAACTGA
- a CDS encoding DUF4290 domain-containing protein, with protein MKKNYNYTRRKLYLPEYGRHIQEMIDSLLEIEDRRERNRQARAVIAVMGNLNPLLRDTADFTHKLWDHLFIMSDFQLDVDSPYPRPSRQELTVSPRPMAYTQGRIAYKHYGKYVERMIRSLAGCPDGRAVAGAVDNLARYMRAKSYEYNQEHPNNEVIVKDIKHMSGGTIEIDEAAINNLRSDYKQHFSARPQKGAQQGRQPYQQRRQQQNRQQQHGRSFPKNGSAHRSPSK; from the coding sequence ATGAAGAAGAATTACAATTACACGCGACGCAAGTTGTACCTGCCCGAATACGGGCGCCATATCCAGGAGATGATCGACTCGCTGCTGGAGATAGAGGACCGGCGCGAACGCAACCGTCAGGCGCGGGCCGTCATCGCCGTCATGGGCAACCTGAACCCGTTGCTGCGCGACACGGCGGACTTCACCCACAAACTCTGGGACCATCTGTTCATCATGTCTGATTTCCAGTTGGATGTGGACAGTCCCTACCCGCGTCCCTCGCGGCAGGAACTGACCGTTTCGCCCCGTCCGATGGCCTATACGCAGGGGCGGATCGCCTACAAGCATTACGGCAAATACGTCGAGCGGATGATCCGGTCGCTGGCCGGGTGTCCCGACGGGCGGGCCGTGGCCGGAGCGGTGGACAATCTGGCCCGCTACATGCGTGCCAAGAGCTACGAATACAATCAGGAGCATCCCAACAACGAAGTGATCGTAAAGGACATCAAGCACATGTCCGGGGGAACCATCGAAATCGACGAAGCGGCCATAAACAACCTCCGAAGCGACTATAAACAGCACTTTTCGGCGCGTCCCCAGAAGGGCGCGCAGCAGGGCCGGCAGCCTTACCAGCAGCGGCGGCAGCAGCAGAACCGCCAGCAGCAGCACGGACGCAGTTTCCCCAAGAACGGCTCCGCGCACCGCAGTCCGTCGAAATGA
- a CDS encoding TlpA disulfide reductase family protein: MSRETFVVLCAAAAAMCGCQSSKVKISGRIVGTEPRNIYLEEVTPLRQTIVDSTVLAADGSYLFRLRDIAASPSLYNVVYDNERIPLLVEGGDRVTVNSAGSVVRNYTVEGSAESELLREFYQAFVVGAQHLDEIASRFAEPNLSEERHRELMKEYTNEYFRIRREQLRFIVENKSSLAAVYALYQRLPGDSYLFNGDGDVVYYRTVAEAVAERYPGSPYVGALQAEVARMDAQAGLASKVSELNYPDLELTDMYGEKVRLSKVAEGKVVLLDFWSAELGTSNALNADLKELYAKYAGRGFEVYQVGIDTSKPLWITAVQEQQLPWKSVTDLRGRASSALVVYNVQRIPANFLIDREGTIVGKNLYGRSLEEKLEQLLP, translated from the coding sequence ATGAGCAGAGAAACGTTTGTCGTCCTGTGCGCTGCGGCTGCCGCCATGTGCGGTTGCCAGTCTTCGAAAGTGAAAATTTCGGGCCGCATCGTCGGCACGGAGCCCCGCAATATCTATCTGGAGGAGGTCACGCCGCTCCGGCAGACGATCGTCGATTCGACGGTGCTCGCCGCCGACGGCAGCTACCTGTTCCGGCTCCGCGACATCGCCGCATCGCCCTCCCTCTACAATGTGGTGTACGACAACGAGCGGATTCCGCTGCTCGTGGAGGGCGGCGACCGTGTGACGGTGAACTCCGCGGGAAGCGTCGTGCGCAACTATACGGTCGAGGGGTCGGCCGAGTCGGAGCTGCTGCGCGAGTTCTACCAGGCCTTCGTCGTCGGCGCGCAGCATCTGGACGAAATCGCCTCTCGCTTCGCCGAGCCGAACCTTTCGGAAGAACGGCACCGGGAGTTGATGAAGGAGTACACGAACGAGTATTTCCGTATCCGCCGCGAGCAGTTGCGCTTCATCGTCGAGAACAAGTCTTCGCTGGCGGCGGTCTATGCGCTCTATCAGCGTCTGCCGGGCGACAGCTACCTGTTCAACGGCGACGGGGACGTGGTTTACTACCGTACGGTGGCCGAAGCCGTGGCCGAACGCTATCCCGGCTCGCCCTACGTCGGGGCGTTGCAGGCCGAGGTGGCGCGTATGGACGCGCAGGCCGGGCTGGCCTCGAAGGTGAGCGAGCTGAACTACCCCGATCTGGAACTGACCGACATGTACGGAGAGAAGGTCCGCCTCTCGAAGGTGGCCGAGGGAAAGGTCGTGCTGCTGGACTTCTGGTCGGCCGAGCTGGGCACGAGCAATGCGCTCAACGCCGACCTGAAGGAGCTGTACGCGAAATACGCCGGCCGCGGGTTCGAGGTCTATCAGGTGGGTATCGACACGTCGAAACCGCTGTGGATCACGGCTGTTCAGGAACAACAACTGCCGTGGAAGTCGGTCACCGACCTGCGCGGGCGCGCCTCGTCGGCCCTGGTGGTCTATAACGTGCAGCGCATTCCGGCCAATTTCCTCATCGACCGCGAGGGAACGATCGTCGGAAAGAACCTCTACGGCCGGAGCCTCGAGGAGAAACTCGAACAGTTGCTTCCGTAG
- a CDS encoding UDP-2,3-diacylglucosamine diphosphatase: MYYFASDIHLGAGDPETARRTERRFVAWLDAAGRDAEAIFLLGDIFDFWFEYRRVVPKGFVRTLGKLAELTDRGVRVVFFTGNHDMWVGDYLARECGVEIHTAPQEVTLAGQRLFLAHGDNMRIEGQPALRLLNTVFRSRTLRRLFAWGVHPDLAMKFGRWWSGKSRKRHNDADRRAAETGCGGGFDASLTEPLIDYARDYARTHAVDHFLFGHMHFARDYREGALHTVHLGCWEKNPSYAVLDDGGRLTLKTLES; encoded by the coding sequence ATGTACTACTTCGCCTCGGACATACACCTCGGCGCCGGCGATCCGGAGACGGCGCGGCGCACGGAACGGCGTTTCGTCGCATGGCTCGACGCCGCGGGGCGCGATGCGGAGGCGATCTTTCTTCTGGGCGACATCTTCGACTTCTGGTTCGAATACCGCCGCGTGGTTCCCAAAGGCTTCGTGCGGACGCTCGGCAAGCTGGCCGAACTCACAGACCGGGGCGTGCGCGTGGTCTTCTTCACGGGCAACCACGATATGTGGGTGGGCGACTACCTCGCGCGTGAATGCGGCGTGGAAATCCACACCGCGCCGCAGGAGGTGACGCTCGCCGGACAGCGGCTCTTCCTGGCCCACGGCGACAACATGCGCATCGAGGGGCAGCCGGCGCTGCGCCTGCTCAACACGGTGTTCCGGTCGCGGACGCTGCGGCGGCTCTTCGCCTGGGGCGTGCATCCCGATCTGGCGATGAAGTTCGGCCGCTGGTGGAGCGGCAAGTCGCGCAAGCGGCACAACGACGCCGACCGCCGGGCCGCCGAGACGGGTTGCGGAGGCGGTTTCGACGCCTCGCTCACCGAACCGCTCATCGACTATGCCCGCGACTATGCCCGCACGCACGCCGTGGATCATTTCCTCTTCGGACACATGCACTTCGCCCGCGATTACCGCGAGGGGGCGCTGCACACGGTGCATCTGGGCTGCTGGGAGAAGAACCCCTCCTACGCCGTGCTGGACGACGGAGGACGTCTGACGCTCAAAACGCTCGAATCATGA